A genomic stretch from Schistosoma haematobium chromosome 2, whole genome shotgun sequence includes:
- the VPS37C gene encoding Vacuolar protein sorting-associated protein 37C (EggNog:ENOG410WGSE~COG:S) — MLPPNTNTEAVFLKPRAPFKLAAFNVRTLMQVGQQIGLAMSLESLHIDVCCLSEAHIQDSGEVLQIRSPSVTSKSLFYVRLSGDPVASSSDLAGVGVALSDRAEAALIDWIPINSRSCAVRLESSIKVRRNRREKRCLLVISAHAPTDCSPDAIKNEFYHQLAVLLQKVRSTDIVVLARDLNAQVGRLGTEESRLGGRWGLVGRRSDNGDRLLQLCTDHNLFLASTNFRHSHRRCATWRPPSASQSWTQIGHIAISYGWRGCVQDCRSF; from the coding sequence atgttaccaccaaatacgaatactgaagcagtttttctgaaaccacgtgcaccattcaaactggctgccttcaacgttcgcacacttatgcaggtcggacaacagatagggctggctatgtctttggaaagtcttcatatcgatgtctgctgtctatccgaggcccatattcaagactctggtgaagtactacaaattcgctctccatctgtcacttcaaaaagcttgttttacgtgcgcttatccggggaccctgtggcatcttcgtctgatcttgctggcgttggtgtcgcactaagcgatagagctgaggcagcactaatcgattggatccccattaacagtcggtcatgtgctgttagattagaaagttccatcaaagtgagaagaaatcggcgtgagaaacgatgtcttctcgtcatctccgcccatgccccgacagattgcagcccggatgcaatcaagaatgaattctaccaccaattagctgttcttctccagaaagtgcgttcgacagatattgtagtactagcgagagacttgaatgctcaggtcgggcgtctaggcacagaagagagtcgtttaggtggccgatggggactcgttggtcgcaggtcagataacggggaccgtctactgcaactgtgcacagaccacaacctgtttctggctagcactaactttcggcacagtcatcgccgatgtgccacctggcgtcctccctctgcatcccaatcctggactcagattggtcacatcgcgatcagctacggctggcgtggttgtgtacaagactgccgctccttttaa
- the VPS37C gene encoding Vacuolar protein sorting-associated protein 37C, variant 2 (EggNog:ENOG410V628~COG:U) — MNATSYNGVDGKDEILSYLEKLSKTELEALLSDHEGIKKLAKNCPDIKKIESDKEACMNENRRQAEANLSMEPTFNMIKTELVETYSNYRQLENEYMKRKSEVDNIGTKYSPSVILALLQTANAQAEEQSEELASRFLDKAMDVDAFLKDFIPLRKLCNERRFKCEKLAEQLSSGHIRASSFSNTPHSSYVPNVMTNSDVSASTSQLYPSLLSLSSTSDHLPPTYGFKI, encoded by the exons ATGGCAAGGATGAAATTCTATCCTACTTGGAAAAATTATCCAAAACGGAACTTGAAGCCTTATTATCTGATCATGAAGGCATAAAAAAGCTAGCTAAAAATTGTCCTGAT ATTAAAAAGATCGAGTCTGACAAAGAAGCCTGCATGAATGAAAACCGACGTCAAGCTGAAGCAAATCTATCTATGGAACCAACTTTCAATATGATCAAAACGGAGCTTGTAGAAACCTATTCTAATTACAGACaattagaaaatgaatatatgaaACGTAAATCAGAAGTTG ACAACATCGGTACAAAATACTCTCCGAGTGTAATTCTTGCTTTATTACAAACTGCCAACGCACAAGCAGAAGAACAATCTGAG GAACTGGCTAGTCGATTTCTTGACAAAGCCATGGATGTTGATGCATTTTTGAAAGATTTTATTCCTCTTCGTAAACTATGTAATGAACGTAGATTTAAATGTGAAAAGTTAGCGGAGCAATTATCGTCTGGTCATATAAGGGCATCAAGCTTTTCCAATACTCCTCATTCATCATATGTACCTAATGTGATGACGAATTCAGATGTGTCAGCCAGTACATCACAGCTTTATCCTTCATTACTATCTCTAAGTAGTACGAGTGACCATTTACCACCAACTTATGGCTTTAAAATATAA